The following proteins are co-located in the Manihot esculenta cultivar AM560-2 chromosome 7, M.esculenta_v8, whole genome shotgun sequence genome:
- the LOC122724018 gene encoding putative disease resistance protein RGA4 — protein sequence MADGVLSNVVGDIITKLGSRALHEIGLWWGVKGELKKLEATVSSIRNVLLDAEEQQKLNRQVKGWLERLEEVVYDADDLVDDFATEALRRRVMTGNRMTKELTSLQTLSLFVVAKGHISSKDVEKINELNKLKNLRGRLEIINLGCVDNEIVNVNMKEKPVLQSLELRCEESWEDSNVDRDEMAFQNLQPHPNLKELRVLGNGGRRFPSWFSSLTNLVYLCIRNCNRYQHLPPMDQIPSLQYLHIREVDDLEYIEIEGQATSFFPSLRVLVLYGCPKLKGLQKKKDDSTALELLQFPCLSYFVCRDCPNLNSIPQFPSLDHSLYLHCASPQLVHQIFTPSISSSSSIIPPLSKLKILQITDIEELESLPPDGLWNLTCLQRLTIQICPAIKCLPQEMRSLTSLRELNINDRPQLKERCGNRKGADWAFISHIPNIEVDDQRIQREGRYLLDDEASINEG from the exons ATGGCCGACGGAGTTCTCTCTAACGTTGTCGGAGATATCATTACCAAGCTGGGTTCTCGAGCCCTTCATGAGATCGGATTGTGGTGGGGCGTCAAAGGTGAGCTTAAGAAACTTGAGGCCACAGTTTCTAGTATTCGCAACGTTCTTCTGGATGCTGAGGAGCAGCAGAAACTTAACCGTCAAGTGAAAGGCTGGCTTGAGAGGCTAGAAGAAGTTGTTTATGATGCTGATGACTTGGTAGATGACTTCGCCACAGAAGCTCTAAGGCGCCGAGTGATGACTGGAAATAGAATGACAAAGGAG TTGACTTCACTTCAGACGTTGTCGCTGTTCGTAGTGGCAAAAGGGCATATTTCCTCAAAGGAtgttgaaaaaataaatgaacTGAATAAGCTTAAGAATTTGAGGGGACGTCTTGAAATTATAAATCTGGGTTGTGTGGATAATGAGATTGTAAATGTTAATATGAAAGAGAAACCAGTCCTTCAATCATTGGAATTACGTTGCGAGGAGAGTTGGGAAGATTCAAATGTTGATAGAGATGAAATGGCATTCCAAAATCTCCAACCGCATCCCAATCTTAAAGAGTTACGTGTGCTTGGCAATGGAGGCAGGAGGTTCCCAAGTTGGTTCTCTTCCCTCACGAATCTTGTCTATCTCTGTATACGGAATTGCAATAGATATCAGCATCTCCCACCAATGGATCAAATCCCTTCTCTTCAATATCTACATATTCGTGAAGTAGATGATTTAGAGTACATTGAGATTGAGGGACAAGCAACATCATTCTTTCCATCCCTAAGGGTTCTCGTGCTATATGGTTGTCCTAAGCTTAAAGgattgcagaagaagaaggatgatTCGACAGCTCTTGAGCTACTCCAATTTCCTTGTCTTTCGTATTTCGTTTGTAGGGACTGCCCTAATTTGAACTCCATCCCTCAGTTTCCATCTCTCGATCATTCACTATATTTGCACTGCGCAAGCCCACAACTTGTGCACCAAATATTCACACCAtcaatctcttcttcttcctcaatcATTCCTCCTCTCTCTAAATTGAAGATCCTTCAGATTACGGACATTGAAGAGCTGGAATCTCTACCTCCAGATGGACTGTGGAATCTCACTTGTCTTCAAAGACTAACCATTCAGATTTGTCCGGCAATAAAGTGTCTGCCTCAAGAGATGCGTTCCCTCACCTCGTTACGAGAATTGAATATCAATGACCGTCCCCAATTGAAGGAAAGATGTGGAAATAGAAAGGGTGCGGATTGGGCTTTCATTTCTCACATCCCAAATATTGAAGTTGATGACCAAAGAATTCAAAGAGAGGGCCGCTATCTACTGGATGATGAAGCTTCG ATCAATGAAGGATAA
- the LOC122723962 gene encoding putative disease resistance protein RGA3, protein MADGVLSNVVGDIITKLGSRALHEIGLWWGVKGELKKLEATVSSIRNVLLDAEEQQKLNRQVKGWLERLEEVVYDADDLVDDFATEALRRRVMTGNRMTKEVSLFFSSSNQLVYGFKMGHKVKAIRERLADIEADRKFNLEVRTDQESIVWRDQTTSSLPEVIIGREGDKKAITELVLSSNGEECVSVLSIVGIGGLGKTTLAQIILNDELIKNSFEPRIWVCVSEPFDVKMTVGKILESATGNKSEDLELEALKSRLEKIICGKKYLLVLDDVWNENRKTWQNLKRLLVGGSSGSKILITTRSKKVADISGTIAPHVLEGLSVVESWSLFLHVALEGQEPKHANVREKGKEILKKCHGVPLAIKTIASLLYAKNPETEWLPFLRKELSRISQDGNDIMPTLKLSYDHLPSHLKHCFAYCAIYPKDYVIDVKTLIHFWVAQGFIESPGTSDCLEDIGLEYFMKLWWRSFFQEVKRDRCGNVESCKMHDLMHNLATRVDEKRIQLVNFNTPNIDEKTHHVALNLDVAPQEILNNAKRCLPQEMRSLTSLRELNINDCPQLKERCGNREGADWAFISHIPNIEVDDQRIQREGRYLLDDEASINEG, encoded by the exons ATGGCCGACGGAGTTCTCTCTAATGTTGTCGGAGATATCATTACCAAGCTGGGTTCTCGAGCCCTTCATGAGATCGGATTGTGGTGGGGCGTCAAAGGTGAGCTTAAGAAACTTGAGGCCACAGTTTCTAGTATTCGCAATGTTCTTCTGGATGCCGAGGAGCAGCAGAAACTTAACCGTCAAGTGAAAGGCTGGCTTGAGAGGCTAGAAGAAGTTGTTTATGATGCTGATGACTTGGTAGATGACTTCGCCACAGAAGCTCTAAGGCGCCGAGTGATGACTGGAAATAGAATGACAAAGGAGGTAAGTCTCTTCTTTTCATCTTCAAATCAActtgtttatggttttaaaatGGGTCATAAAGTTAAGGCGATTAGGGAGAGGCTAGCTGATATTGAAGCTGacagaaaatttaatttagaggTTCGTACTGATCAGGAGAGTATTGTATGGAGGGATCAAACTACGTCCTCTTTACCTGAAGTGATTATTGGGAGAGAGGGTGACAAAAAGGCAATTACAGAACTTGTATTGTCTTCCAATGGTGAAGAGTGTGTTTCAGTCCTCTCAATTGTTGGAATTGGAGGATTAGGGAAGACCACTCTTGCTCAAATCATATTGAATGATGAATTGATTAAGAATTCATTTGAGCCAAGAATATGGGTGTGTGTTTCAgaaccttttgatgtgaaaaTGACTGTTGGAAAGATTCTAGAGTCTGCAACAGGGAATAAATCGGAAGATCTTGAGTTAGAAGCATTGAAGTCTAGActggaaaaaattatttgtggGAAGAAATATCTGCTTGTTCTAGATGATGTGTGGAATGAGAATAGAAAAACATGGCAGAATTTAAAGAGATTATTAGTGGGTGGCTCTAGTGGAAGTAAGATATTAATAACCACTCGCTCTAAAAAGGTGGCAGATATATCTGGCACAATAGCACCACATGTTTTGGAAGGCTTATCTGTGGTGGAGTCTTGGTCTTTGTTTTTGCATGTAGCACTTGAGGGGCAGGagccaaaacatgcaaatgtaAGAGAGAAGGGAAAGGAGATTCTGAAGAAATGTCATGGAGTTCCTCTTGCAATAAAAACTATCGCAAGTCTCTTGTATGCGAAAAATCCAGAAACTGAGTGGCTGCCCTTTTTGAGAAAAGAACTCTCAAGAATAAGTCAAGATGGTAATGATATTATGCCAACACTGAAACTAAGCTATGATCATCTCCCATCACATTTGAAGCATTGTTTTGCATATTGCGCAATATATCCAAAAGATTATGTGATTGATGTGAAAACATTAATCCATTTTTGGGTTGCACAAGGGTTTATTGAGTCACCAGGTACCAGTGATTGTCTTGAAGATATTGGGCTTGAATATTTTATGAAACTGTGGTGGAGGTCATTTTTTCAAGAGGTGAAAAGAGATAGATGTGGAAATGTCGAAAGCTGTaaaatgcatgatttaatgcaCAATCTCGCAACTAGAGTGGATGAGAAGAGGATTCAGCTAGTAAATTTTAATACACCAAATATTGATGAGAAAACCCATCATGTAGCATTGAATTTAGATGTTgcaccacaagaaattcttaacAATGCTAAAAGA TGTCTGCCTCAAGAGATGCGTTCCCTCACCTCGTTACGAGAATTGAATATCAATGACTGTCCCCAATTGAAGGAAAGATGTGGAAATAGAGAGGGTGCGGATTGGGCTTTCATTTCTCACATCCCAAATATTGAAGTTGATGACCAAAGAATTCAAAGAGAGGGCCGCTATCTACTGGATGATGAAGCTTCG ATCAATGAAGGATAA
- the LOC110619480 gene encoding E3 ubiquitin-protein ligase UPL5 has protein sequence MADGVLSNVVRDIITKLGSRALHEIGLWWGVKGELKKLEATVSSIRNVLLDAEEQQKLNRQVKGWLERLEEVVYDADDLVDDFATEALRRRVMTGNRMTKEVSTRNLGCIRATDHSDLELMANSESNSFHLFVRMPKRKPIKILVKSNFEVQFIQQKILVISKIPVTQQKLYYKGEKLEWNKTLEDCSIQNKAWLKLVVELDGESELFQMIHQISSTICRMYREKSVSRIDYCPLAHKMFALLAPERNEQSELLLIAYSVPATLVMFYRSRIKQQKAYARALILSSMHYLLNRPDDFLPECRLLALEFCKLLRHQVTNEDPLYQSCRTSLKQLVERSRFKIKLFEEPETVLTICSFLYEMTSTLCKGLVQIRVSNPSSHIDSLKFLFGEFQAFSCVVRNAIGYIDGDDEETLTWFSVPTKEAFNHLSTDMEGHLHGLLLTAELFETSGCLCSVSHLYLDILKELNSISQLWESEREQFRLLLKRQQSSLRLILETTTREDDYHWLLEHNDVIDSESRMHLVTMMMIPEEKLLDAEFYKPLIHWSRFLDEEMFEALKNKKLTSPKKLQDWLYKLCQVIFKPQNLLFLACPNDPTKFYPNPELKLEPLHFDCFEFSGKVIALAVMHELQIGVAFHRMFLFQLAEKDISIGDVKDAYPSFYNKKAKECFLDDDQIRNDLVNSISEQISFFRKGFDSVFGKSIVQLLSFKGIELEDLNLVLKGKLNLEFISGEITHASDPLMSQFLKINRQGLNINKSEWRMDRKKTLGGGISGNVYKGYADGGFFFAVKKIRIKDKIKQEIDRIQQEVNLLCQLRHPNIVKYYGTEEDKSGVYIFLELVSTGSLRQVYKSFKLKDSQVSYYTNQILEGLKYLHERKVVHRDIKCANILVDEKGCVKITDFGLAKVTELVPLLKSRHGTIDWIAPEVMKKDKEYGVEADIWSLGCTVLEMLTGNYPYSHVNDWDANLELEVEKGTLRNHLPNYSLSENARDFIMKCLQVDPKKRPTASQLLNHLFVKDSGC, from the exons CAGAAGCTCTAAGGCGCCGAGTGATGACTGGAAATAGAATGACAAAGGAG GTGTCAACTAGAAATTTGGGTTGCATACGAGCCACAGACCACAGTGATCTAGAGCTGATGGCGAATAGTGAATCCAATTCCTTTCATTTATTTGTCAGAATGCCGAAACGTAAACCTATAAAAATTCTTGTGAAATCCAATTTTGAAGTACAATTTATCCAGCAGAAAATCCTGGTGATCTCCAAAATTCCAGTTACGCAACAGAAATTATATTACAAAGGTGAGAAGCTAGAGTGGAATAAGACGCTTGAAGACTGCTCAATTCAAAACAAAGCTTGGCTCAAATTGGTGGTTGAACTCGACGGCGAATCGGAACTTTTTCAAATGATCCACCAAATCAGTTCGACCATTTGTCGAATGTACCGAGAGAAATCTGTCTCGCGGATAGATTACTGTCCACTAGCGCATAAGATGTTTGCACTGTTGGCACCTGAAAGAAACGAGCAATCAGAGCTTCTTCTGATTGCGTATTCTGTCCCTGCGACTTTGGTTATGTTTTACAGGTCAAGAATTAAACAACAGAAAGCCTATGCTAGAGCTTTGATATTGTCTTCCATGCATTATTTATTGAATCGTCCAGATGATTTTCTTCCAGAATGTAGACTATTGGCTTTAGAATTCTGTAAATTACTTCGACATCAAGTAACTAATGAAGATCCTCTGTATCAGTCATGTCGGACTTCTCTCAAACAGTTGGTGGAAAGAAGTAGATTTAAGATCAAACTCTTTGAGGAGCCAGAAACAGTGCTGACAATTTGTTCTTTCCTTTATGAGATGACAAGCACATTATGCAAGGGTTTGGTTCAGATCCGCGTATCAAATCCAAGTTCACACATTGATTCATTGAAATTTCTTTTTGGTGAATTTCAGGCATTTTCATGTGTAGTGCGCAATGCAATTGGCTATATAGACGGTGACGATGAAGAAACATTGACATGGTTTTCAGTCCCAACTAAAGAAGCATTCAATCACCTGTCTACAGACATGGAGGGTCATCTTCATGGTTTACTATTAACAGCAGAACTATTCGAAACAAGTGGTTGTTTGTGTTCTGTTTCGCATTTATATCTGGACATTTTGAAAGAATTGAATAGCATTTCTCAACTATGGGAGAGTGAAAGGGAGCAGTTTCGGCTTTTATTGAAGAGGCAGCAGAGTTCATTACGACTGATACTTGAAACAACTACTAGAGAAGATGATTATCACTGGCTGCTTGAGCACAATGATGTGATTGATTCTGAATCCAGGATGCACTTAGTCACCATGATGATGATCCCCGAGGAAAAATTACTTGATGCAGAGTTCTACAAGCCACTCATTCACTGGTCTAGATTTCTGGACGAAGAGATGTTTGAAGCATTGAAAAATAAGAAGCTCACCAGTCCTAAAAAGTTGCAGGATTGGTTATACAAGTTATGCCAAGTTATATTCAAACCGCAAAATCTGCTTTTCTTGGCGTGCCCAAATGATCCTACGAAGTTCTACCCTAATCCTG AACTGAAGCTGGAACCATTGCACTTCGACTGTTTTGAATTTTCTGGCAAGGTGATTGCATTGGCAGTGATGCATGAACTACAAATAGGTGTTGCCTTTCACCGTATGTTTCTTTTTCAACTGGCGGAAAAGGATATTTCTATAGGAGATGTAAAAGATGCATATCCTTCTTTTTACAATAAGAAGGCCAAGGAATGTTTTCTTGATGATGATCAAATTCGGAATGACTTAGTCAACTCTATCTCTGAACAAATATCCTTTTTCAGAAAAGGCTTTGATAGTGTTTTTGGAAAATCAATCGTCCAACTGCTATCTTTCAAGGGCATAGAACTTGAAGATCTTAACCTGGTGCTAAAGGGAAAATTAAATCTTGAATTTATTTCTGGAGAGATAACACATGCGAGTGATCCTCTGATGTCTCAGTTCCTGAAG ATTAATAGACAAGGACTTAATATTAACAAGTCAGAGTGGCGAATGGACCGTAAGAAGACTCTGGGAGGAGGGATTTCTGGAAACGTGTACAAGGGATATGCAGATGGTGGTTTCTTTTTCGCGGTAAAGAAAATACGAATCAAAGACAAAATTAAGCAAGAAATTGACAGAATTCAGCAAGAAGTTAATTTATTGTGTCAATTACGTCATCCAAATATAGTCAAATACTATGGTACTGAGGAGGATAAGTCAGGGGTCTATATTTTTCTTGAGCTTGTAAGCACAGGTTCCCTCCGACAagtatataaaagttttaaattgaaaGACTCCCAAGTCTCCTACTACACCAACCAGATACTAGAAGGTTTGAAGTATCTCCATGAGCGAAAGGTAGTTCACAGAGACATCAAATGTGCAAATATATTAGTGGATGAGAAAGGATGCGTGAAAATTACAGATTTTGGATTGGCAAAAGTGACAGAATTAGTTCCTCTTTTGAAGTCTCGCCATGGGACAATAGACTGGATAGCTCCAGAGGTTATGAAAAAGGACAAAGAGTATGGAGTTGAAGCTGATATTTGGAGCCTTGGCTGCACTGTCTTGGAGATGTTAACTGGGAATTATCCATACTCTCATGTGAATGATTGGGATGCAAATCTAGAATTGGAGGTTGAAAAAGGGACACTTCGAAATCATCTTCCTAATTATTCTCTGTCAGAGAATGCGCGAGATTTTATCATGAAGTGCCTGCAAGTTGATCCAAAAAAGCGTCCTACTGCTTCTCAGCTTTTGAATCATCTGTTTGTGAAGGATTCTGGCTGTTAG